CGACGGCCTTCGCGGCACGGCGGTCGTCGCCCGTGGAGAAGAGCCTCTCGGCCAGTGAAAACGGCGACGAGGAGGAGGGACTGCGACGGGCGCTCTTGTTCGCAGTGGAGGCCCCGGATGCGTTCCCGGGCCAGTTGGCCTTGTTCACGAGGTCAAGCCTACTGAGGGTGCGGCGTCGGCGGGGGCGGCGGCGGCAGCAGCGCGCGGCTTGGTACCGCGGTGCAGCGCAACGATGCCGAACGTGAGGTTGCGGTAGCCCACCTGCGTGAAGCCTGCGCCGGTCATCCACCGGCTGAGGGTCTTCTGGTCGGGCCACGCCTCGATGGAGTCGGCAAGGTAGGTGTAGGCGTCGGGATTGGATGACGCGAGCTTCGCGATCGCGGGCATGAACCGCTGCAGGTACGTGGAGTAGCCGAACTTCACGAGACTCGCCGGCGGCGTGCTGAACTCGCAGATCACGATGCGGCCGCCCGGCTTCGTCACCCGGTAGAGCTCGGCGAGCGCCGTACGCGGCTCGACGATGTTGCGGAGACCGAACGAGATGGTCACGGCGTCGAACTCATTGTCGGCGAACGGGAGATCCATGCCGTCGGCGACCACGAACTCGACGTTCGGGTTGCCGGCCTGCTGCCTCTTGCCCACCTCGATCATGCCGGGCGAGAAGTCGGCGGCGACCACTTTCGCTCCCCCGGCGGCGAGGCTCGCGCTCGACGTGCCCGTGCCGGCGGCGAGGTCGAGGATGCGCTCACCGCGTTTCGGGGCGACCGCCTTCGTCGTGGCGACCCGCCAGAGCAGGGCGTTGCCGACGGAGAGCACATTGTTCGTGCGGTCGTAGTGGGTCGACACATCGTCGAACATCGCAGAAACCTGCGCGGGTTGCTTGCTGAGGTCGGCCTTGGACACCTTCCCAGTTTACGGTGCGTCTGAGCGGCATTCGGCAAAGGCTCAGGATGCGCACAGGGCTTGCGCTGGGTGGCCGGCGCGTGCGGGGTGCGGCGCATCCGGAGCAGACCGCTCTTGCGATGTCAGCGCACGGGGGCAGACTGGAAACATGGAATACACACACCTGGGCCGCTCCGGCCTGACCGTCTCGCGCCTCTGCCTCGGCACCATGAACTTCGGGCCCCAGACCCCCGAGCCCGACTCGTTCAGCATCATGGATTCGGCCCTCGCGAACGGCATCAACTTCTTCGATACGGCGAACGGCTACGGCGGGTCGCTCGGCCGCGGGGCCACCGAGGAGATCCTCGGCCGCTGGTTCGCCCAGGGCGGTGGCCGGCGGGAGAAGGTGGTGCTGGCGACGAAGCTGTACGCCAACATGACCGAGTGGCCGAACGATGCGAAGCTGTCGGCCCGCAACATCCGGATGTCGCTCGATGCGAGCCTCAAACGCCTGCAGACCGACTACGTCGACCTCTACCAGTTCCACCACATCGACCGGGACACCCCGTGGGAAGAGATCTGGCAGGCGATGGAGGTGGCCGTCACGGCGGGGAAGATCGTCTACAACGGGTCGAGCAACTTCGCCGGCTGGCACATCGCCACGGCGCAGGAGGCCGCCCGCCGGCGCAACTACACGGGGCTGGTGAGCGAGCAGTCGATCTACAACCTGCTGACGCGCGACATCGAGCTCGAGGTGATTCCCTCGGCCGTCGCGAACGGGCTGGGGATCATCCCGTGGTCGCCGCTGCAGGGCGGGCTGCTCGGCGGCGTCGTGCGGAAGCAGCGCGACGGGGTGCGCCGGCTCGAGGGGCGCGCCGCTGACGCGCTCGAAGCGAACCGCTCGGCGATCGAACAGTACGAGTCGTTCGCCGAAGAACTGGGGCACGAACCCGGCGACGTGGGGCTGGCGTGGTTGCTGCACCAGCCTGCCGTCACCGCCCCGATCATCGGGCCGCGCACGCAGGAGCAGCTGGATGCCGCACTCCGCGCCCTCGACGTGAAGCTCGATGCGGCGGCGCTGGCGCGGCTCGACGAGATCTTCCCGGGCACGAAGACGGCGCCCGAGCAGTACGCCTGGTAACGGTGCGCGCGCATCTGTCGACCGAACGGACGTCGCTCAGCCAAGACGGTGCCGTATACGGGGCCACGTCTGCCGAGCGCCGTCCGTCCGTTCGGCAGGCGGGGAGACGGGCGGGCGAGCGTACGCTGGGAGGGTGACCGATTCCCGCGTGACATCCGCACCGCCCGCCGCCTCCCCCGCCCCCGAGCCGGCCGGCCGAGCCCCCGCGATTCCCCGCCTGCACGTCGAGACCTTCCCGGTCGGCGACATCCGGATGCTCGTGCCCCTGCTCGACGCGCGGCACCCGCTGCTCTGGATCCGGAAGGGCCAGGGCATGGCCGGCCGAGGCGAAGCCCTGCGGCTGGAGTTCACCGGCTCCACCCGGTTCCGCGATGCCTGCGAGGCCTGGCGCCAAGTCACCGCCGCCGCGACCGTCGTCGATCCGCTCGGCACGCCCGGCACCGGCCTCATCGCGTTCGGGGCCTTCGCGTTCTCGGGGCAGTCCGCACTGACCAGCGTGCTCATCGTTCCGGAGCTCGTGATCGGGAAGCGCGACGGGGTGTTCTGGCTGACGCGGGTGCGGGTACTGGCAGAGGGCGAGACCGTGGGTGATCCCGGGACCGCGCCGTCCGGGCATCCGGAGTCGTCGCCCACCGCCGCGCCGTCGGCTGCCCCCGCGCTGCCCGCCGCCACGGCCTTCGGAGCCGAATACCGCATTTCGCTGCTGCCCGGCCGGGCCAACGCCGACACCTACCGTGCCGCCGTCGAGCAGGCCGTCAGAGCCATCGGCGCGGGCGACCTCGAGAAGGTCGTGCTCGCCCGCGACCTCGTCGGGCACCTCCCCGGCGACTCCGACCTGCGACGGGTGATCTTCGACCTCGCGCTCGGCTACCCCGACTGCTGGACGTTCGCGGTCGACGGCCTCATCGGCTCCAGCCCCGAGACGCTCGTGCGGGTCGACCACGGAACCGTCTCCGCGCGCGTGCTCGCCGGCACGATCTCCCGCGGACGCGACGCCGAAGCCGACCACGACCAGGCGGTCGCCCTCGCGACCAGCGCCAAAGACCTCGACGAGCACCGCTTCGCCGTCGCCAGCGTCATGACCGCGCTCGCGCCCCACTCGCAGACGGTCATCGCGAGCGAGATCCCGTTCACCCTGAAGCTCCCGAACCTCTGGCACCTCGCGAGCGATGTCGAAGGCGCGCTCAGCGACGGCAGCAGCTCGCTCGACCTGATCGCGGCGCTGCACCCGACGGCCGCGGTGGCCGGTACTCCGACTCTGGATGCGCTGGCGCTCATCGAGCGCCTCGAACCCTTCGACCGGGGCCGCTACGCGGGGCCCGTGGGCTGGGTGGGCGCCGACGGCGAGGGCGAATGGGCGGTCGCGCTCCGCTGCGCCCAGGTGAACGAGGCCGGCGACATCACGGCGTACGCCGGCGCAGGCATCGTCGCGGGCTCCGACCCGCAGCACGAGCTGCTCGAGACGAAGATGAAGTTCCGGCCGATGGTGGAGGCCTTCGGCTAGCTCGCGGCCAGGCGCGCCTTCTCGACCTCGACGTCGTAGTCCGCGGGCGGCCAGTCCTGGTGCAGGTTCTGCAGGGCATCCAGAACCAGGTGCTGCACCGCGAGCCGCGCGTACCACTTGTGGTCGGCGGGAACGACGTGCCAGGGCGCGGCCTCGGTGGAGGTGCGGTCGAAGACGAGCTGGTAGGCGTCCTGGTACTGGTTCCAGAGCAGGCGGGAGTCGATGTCGTTCGGGTTGTACTTCCAGTGCTTGTCGGGGCGTTCGAGGCGTGCGCCGAGGCGCGCCTTCTGCTCGTCGGGACTGATATTCAGGAACACCTTGATCACCGTCGTGCCCTGCTCGGTGATCTCCCGCTCGAAGTCGTTGATGATGCCGTAGCGGCCGTCGATCTCCTCGGGGCTCGCGAGTTCGAGCACGCGGCCGGCGAGAACATCCTCGTAGTGGGAGCGGTCGAACACGCCGATCTGGCCGTCGGCCGGCAGACACTTCCGGATGCGCCAGAGGAAGTCGTGGCTGAGCTCCTCGGGCGTCGGCTTCTTGAACGAGGCGTGGGTGACGCCGCCCGGGTCGACGGATCCGACGACGTGGCGCACGATGCCGCCCTTGCCCGAGGAGTCCATTCCCTGCAGCACGAGCAGCAGCGAGCGGTGCTGCTCGGGACCCTCGAACAGGCTGTTGGCGAACAGCTTCTCCTGCAGGGAGTCGACCTCGGCGGCCGCCAGGGCGAGATCGCGCACCCCGTCGGCCTTCCGTCCCTCGTAGCCCGGGGTCGCCCGCGGGTCGGTATCGCTGAGGCGGAAGCCGGCGCCGACACGCAGCAGGGGCGC
Above is a genomic segment from Subtercola boreus containing:
- a CDS encoding class I SAM-dependent methyltransferase; this encodes MSKADLSKQPAQVSAMFDDVSTHYDRTNNVLSVGNALLWRVATTKAVAPKRGERILDLAAGTGTSSASLAAGGAKVVAADFSPGMIEVGKRQQAGNPNVEFVVADGMDLPFADNEFDAVTISFGLRNIVEPRTALAELYRVTKPGGRIVICEFSTPPASLVKFGYSTYLQRFMPAIAKLASSNPDAYTYLADSIEAWPDQKTLSRWMTGAGFTQVGYRNLTFGIVALHRGTKPRAAAAAAPADAAPSVGLTS
- a CDS encoding aldo/keto reductase, with product MEYTHLGRSGLTVSRLCLGTMNFGPQTPEPDSFSIMDSALANGINFFDTANGYGGSLGRGATEEILGRWFAQGGGRREKVVLATKLYANMTEWPNDAKLSARNIRMSLDASLKRLQTDYVDLYQFHHIDRDTPWEEIWQAMEVAVTAGKIVYNGSSNFAGWHIATAQEAARRRNYTGLVSEQSIYNLLTRDIELEVIPSAVANGLGIIPWSPLQGGLLGGVVRKQRDGVRRLEGRAADALEANRSAIEQYESFAEELGHEPGDVGLAWLLHQPAVTAPIIGPRTQEQLDAALRALDVKLDAAALARLDEIFPGTKTAPEQYAW
- a CDS encoding isochorismate synthase, with the protein product MLVPLLDARHPLLWIRKGQGMAGRGEALRLEFTGSTRFRDACEAWRQVTAAATVVDPLGTPGTGLIAFGAFAFSGQSALTSVLIVPELVIGKRDGVFWLTRVRVLAEGETVGDPGTAPSGHPESSPTAAPSAAPALPAATAFGAEYRISLLPGRANADTYRAAVEQAVRAIGAGDLEKVVLARDLVGHLPGDSDLRRVIFDLALGYPDCWTFAVDGLIGSSPETLVRVDHGTVSARVLAGTISRGRDAEADHDQAVALATSAKDLDEHRFAVASVMTALAPHSQTVIASEIPFTLKLPNLWHLASDVEGALSDGSSSLDLIAALHPTAAVAGTPTLDALALIERLEPFDRGRYAGPVGWVGADGEGEWAVALRCAQVNEAGDITAYAGAGIVAGSDPQHELLETKMKFRPMVEAFG
- a CDS encoding PPK2 family polyphosphate kinase, encoding MATKKSKGAKSAEKSKGAKGAKSEEQAAKVKDAKAQAAEAAAKREAHADPTADTPALPSTAWAADPAPLLRVGAGFRLSDTDPRATPGYEGRKADGVRDLALAAAEVDSLQEKLFANSLFEGPEQHRSLLLVLQGMDSSGKGGIVRHVVGSVDPGGVTHASFKKPTPEELSHDFLWRIRKCLPADGQIGVFDRSHYEDVLAGRVLELASPEEIDGRYGIINDFEREITEQGTTVIKVFLNISPDEQKARLGARLERPDKHWKYNPNDIDSRLLWNQYQDAYQLVFDRTSTEAAPWHVVPADHKWYARLAVQHLVLDALQNLHQDWPPADYDVEVEKARLAAS